One stretch of Saccharopolyspora erythraea DNA includes these proteins:
- a CDS encoding nitroreductase family deazaflavin-dependent oxidoreductase — MNPLSKLAKSLGKQQWFADMGKRLVPADLAVQKRTGGRISLLRAAGLPYLVLTATGRKSGQPRSVPLLYAPHGDEFVVVGSNWGQRHHPAWSANLLANPDATVQARGREIRVRARLVTGDERERLWRGVITDTWPAYDEYAKRAADRDIRVFVLSRTE; from the coding sequence GTGAATCCGTTGAGCAAGCTCGCGAAGTCCCTGGGCAAGCAGCAGTGGTTCGCCGACATGGGCAAGAGGCTGGTGCCGGCCGACCTCGCGGTGCAGAAGCGCACCGGCGGCCGGATCAGCCTGCTGCGCGCCGCCGGACTGCCCTACCTGGTGCTGACCGCCACCGGGCGCAAGAGCGGGCAGCCCAGGTCGGTCCCGCTGCTCTACGCCCCGCACGGCGACGAGTTCGTCGTCGTCGGGTCGAACTGGGGGCAGCGGCACCACCCGGCGTGGTCGGCGAACCTGCTGGCCAACCCGGACGCGACGGTGCAGGCGCGGGGGCGCGAGATCCGGGTCCGCGCCCGGCTGGTCACCGGTGACGAGCGGGAGCGCCTGTGGCGCGGCGTCATCACCGACACCTGGCCCGCCTACGACGAGTACGCCAAGCGGGCCGCGGACCGCGACATCCGGGTCTTCGTGCTTTCCCGCACCGAATGA
- a CDS encoding SAM-dependent methyltransferase, with translation MADVNYYSVVESTHDVQNPASKEKLRLVADYLEVSPGDRVLDVGSGRGWWNVELAARGADVTGLEINEDFAAAAVLRAEQAGAAVRTVIGPAAEFEAQAGAYDVVTCIGASFALDGYRPALGWMCDAVRDGGRIAIGEVHLDDGEPDEEVPSLVELVHIAEEHGVEVTGLVSASVDDWDRYESGHWASAHRWARDNPDHAQRQEILAQARANQSAYLTRTRGLLGWSILVGVVGGPNR, from the coding sequence GTGGCAGACGTGAACTACTACTCGGTCGTGGAGAGCACCCACGACGTCCAGAACCCGGCCAGCAAGGAGAAGTTGCGGCTGGTGGCCGACTACCTCGAGGTCTCGCCCGGGGACCGGGTCCTCGACGTCGGCTCCGGCCGCGGCTGGTGGAACGTCGAGCTCGCCGCCCGGGGCGCCGACGTGACCGGGCTGGAGATCAACGAGGACTTCGCGGCCGCCGCCGTCCTGCGGGCTGAACAGGCGGGTGCCGCCGTGCGCACCGTCATCGGCCCCGCCGCGGAGTTCGAGGCCCAGGCGGGCGCCTACGACGTCGTCACCTGCATCGGCGCCAGCTTCGCGCTGGACGGCTACCGGCCGGCGCTGGGGTGGATGTGCGACGCCGTCCGGGACGGCGGGCGCATCGCGATCGGCGAGGTGCACCTCGACGACGGCGAACCCGACGAAGAGGTCCCGAGCCTGGTCGAGCTGGTCCACATCGCCGAGGAGCACGGCGTGGAGGTCACCGGGCTGGTCTCGGCGAGCGTCGACGACTGGGACCGCTACGAGTCCGGGCACTGGGCCAGCGCGCACCGCTGGGCCAGGGACAACCCCGACCATGCGCAGCGGCAGGAGATCCTGGCCCAGGCCCGCGCCAACCAGTCCGCCTACCTCACCCGGACGCGGGGACTGCTGGGCTGGTCGATCCTGGTCGGCGTCGTCGGCGGCCCCAACCGGTAG
- a CDS encoding alpha/beta hydrolase, translating to MKRSIALGLAGSAVVATTAAGPVAHAEGPAWGPCPEDVSRPYPDMRCAPLDVPLDHDDPDGATVRLTVSKLPARDPAARRGSLLVNPGGPGGPGVAFAGGLSLSLPPEVLAHYDIIGFDTRHTAHSTPITCVDPAAYWKNPLPDPDSPHTRELNWQRADEYADGCAQRAGQYLPHLTTPSNAKDMDRIRQALGEERISFLGYSYGTYLGAVYGELFPQHVDRMVLDSAVNPDISAVWYRNNLSQDIAAQHRLGLYFDWIAQHDHVFHLGTDRAAVSGAWEAILHGLRAQPRGPLGPAEFIGMTFDALYGEHGWTGLAHGFSAMRHHNDDRELVGRVLPKDEAAENSNAIYNAVECADAPWPTRREQWERDSAAIAREHPFAAWYNSWTVAPCASWHAPRRRPLHITGRGLPPVLIFNSEGDVATPYEGALRMHRSMPSSVMVTEKDAGGHGVFALGSNAEADRIGVDYLVHGTVPADDVSVPGHPLPDPTKPQPEPKAARLR from the coding sequence GTGAAACGATCGATCGCGCTCGGCCTCGCCGGTTCCGCCGTGGTCGCGACCACGGCGGCCGGCCCGGTCGCGCACGCCGAAGGGCCGGCCTGGGGGCCGTGCCCGGAGGACGTCAGCCGCCCGTACCCGGACATGCGGTGCGCGCCGCTGGACGTACCGCTCGACCACGACGATCCCGACGGCGCGACGGTGCGGCTGACGGTGTCGAAGCTGCCCGCCCGCGACCCCGCCGCCCGGCGCGGATCGCTGCTGGTGAACCCGGGCGGCCCCGGCGGCCCCGGAGTCGCCTTCGCGGGCGGGCTCTCCCTGTCGCTGCCACCGGAGGTGCTGGCCCACTACGACATCATCGGCTTCGACACTCGGCACACCGCGCACAGCACCCCGATCACCTGCGTGGATCCGGCCGCGTACTGGAAGAACCCGCTGCCGGACCCGGATTCGCCGCACACCCGCGAGCTCAACTGGCAGCGCGCCGACGAGTACGCCGACGGATGCGCGCAGCGCGCCGGGCAGTACCTGCCCCATCTGACGACACCGTCCAACGCCAAGGACATGGACCGAATCAGGCAGGCCCTGGGCGAGGAGCGCATCAGCTTCCTCGGCTACTCCTACGGCACCTACCTCGGCGCGGTCTACGGCGAGCTGTTCCCGCAGCACGTCGACCGGATGGTCCTGGACAGCGCGGTCAACCCGGACATCTCGGCGGTCTGGTACCGCAACAACCTCAGCCAGGACATCGCCGCGCAGCACCGGCTGGGGCTGTACTTCGACTGGATCGCCCAGCACGACCACGTCTTCCACCTGGGCACCGACCGCGCCGCGGTCAGCGGGGCGTGGGAGGCCATCCTGCACGGGCTGCGCGCCCAGCCGCGCGGCCCGCTCGGCCCGGCGGAGTTCATCGGCATGACATTCGACGCGCTCTACGGCGAGCACGGCTGGACCGGCCTGGCGCACGGGTTCAGCGCCATGCGCCACCACAACGACGACCGGGAGCTCGTCGGGCGCGTCCTGCCCAAGGACGAGGCCGCCGAGAACAGCAACGCCATCTACAACGCCGTGGAGTGCGCGGACGCGCCGTGGCCGACGCGGCGGGAGCAGTGGGAGCGCGACTCGGCCGCGATCGCGCGCGAGCACCCGTTCGCCGCCTGGTACAACTCCTGGACCGTCGCGCCCTGCGCGAGCTGGCACGCCCCGCGCCGGCGGCCGCTGCACATCACCGGACGGGGCCTGCCCCCGGTGCTGATCTTCAACTCCGAGGGCGATGTCGCCACGCCGTACGAGGGTGCGCTGCGAATGCACCGCTCAATGCCTTCCTCGGTGATGGTGACCGAGAAGGACGCAGGCGGGCACGGGGTGTTCGCTCTGGGCAGCAACGCCGAAGCCGACCGGATCGGGGTGGACTACCTCGTGCACGGGACGGTTCCCGCCGACGACGTCAGCGTTCCCGGCCACCCGCTGCCGGACCCGACCAAGCCGCAGCCGGAGCCGAAGGCCGCCCGCCTGCGCTAG
- the egtD gene encoding L-histidine N(alpha)-methyltransferase, with translation MSEPELTVHFTEADAARQLRADARAGLTDSPKWLSPKWFYDAEGSELFERITELPEYYQTRAEQEILRRHAVEIAELTGAATLVELGSGSSEKTRLLLEALRKTETLREFVPLDVSESALRAAATAIAIDHPELTVRGVVGDFTTELAALRAGTGRMVAFLGGTIGNLLPSERAEFLAAVRAALRPGEWLLLGTDLVKDPQRVVRAYDDARGVTAEFNRNVLRVLNRELRADFVPEDFAHVALWNAEQEWIEMRLRATREMRVRVAELNLDVDFTEGEDLRTEVSAKFRRERVGDELEVAGFGLHRWWTDDAGDFGLSLAVAR, from the coding sequence ATGAGCGAGCCCGAACTGACCGTCCACTTCACCGAGGCCGACGCCGCCCGCCAGCTGCGGGCCGACGCCCGCGCAGGGCTCACCGACAGCCCGAAGTGGTTGTCCCCGAAGTGGTTCTACGACGCCGAGGGCAGCGAGCTGTTCGAGCGGATCACCGAGCTGCCGGAGTACTACCAGACCAGGGCCGAGCAGGAGATCCTGCGCCGCCACGCGGTGGAGATCGCGGAGCTGACCGGTGCCGCCACCCTGGTCGAGCTCGGTTCGGGGTCCTCGGAGAAGACCCGGTTGCTGCTCGAGGCGTTGCGCAAGACCGAAACGCTGCGCGAGTTCGTCCCGCTGGACGTCTCCGAGTCCGCGCTGCGCGCGGCGGCGACCGCGATCGCCATCGACCACCCGGAGCTGACGGTGCGCGGCGTCGTCGGCGACTTCACCACCGAGCTCGCCGCGTTGCGGGCGGGCACCGGCAGGATGGTCGCGTTCCTGGGCGGCACCATAGGCAACCTGCTGCCCTCGGAGCGGGCCGAGTTCCTCGCCGCGGTGCGCGCGGCGCTGCGGCCGGGGGAGTGGCTGCTGCTCGGCACGGACCTGGTCAAGGACCCGCAACGCGTCGTGCGCGCCTACGACGACGCGCGGGGCGTCACCGCCGAGTTCAACCGCAACGTGCTGCGGGTGCTCAACCGGGAGCTGCGGGCCGACTTCGTCCCGGAGGACTTCGCCCACGTCGCACTCTGGAACGCCGAGCAGGAGTGGATCGAGATGCGGCTGCGGGCCACCCGCGAGATGCGGGTCCGCGTCGCCGAGCTGAACCTGGATGTGGACTTCACCGAAGGCGAGGACCTGCGGACCGAGGTCTCGGCGAAGTTCCGCCGGGAGCGGGTCGGCGACGAGCTGGAGGTGGCGGGCTTCGGCCTGCACCGCTGGTGGACCGACGACGCGGGCGACTTCGGACTGTCGCTGGCGGTCGCGAGATGA
- the egtA gene encoding ergothioneine biosynthesis glutamate--cysteine ligase EgtA, protein MVTLSIDPSAADFPTSRLRTRAEAEAYVATVCFKTGPPRLHGIELEWTVHHDDDPSRPLEPEVLISALGPHSPPSLVPGSPHRPLPNGSSLTVEPGGQVEVSSLPSPSVRSLFDVVAADADHLRRLLRRSGLSLGEQGTDPWRHPRRVLEVPRYAAMESAFDRIGIDGRLMMCSTAGVQVCLDAGEPHRVAPRWAALHALGPVMLATFANSPKLFGHDTGWLSTRTRAVLRTDPPRTRPGPVSPDPAMGWARRMLDTALVCLRRDGADWTVPGGISFAEWISGALARPPTMDDLDYHMTTVFPPVRPRGYLEVRYLDAQPGDDWMLPAAALIALFDAESTVDEVLRLTARTAGRWMHAARHGLADPVLASTAEAVFGLALRRMDHVDCPPDLPGRLSAHVARRIAGNRRP, encoded by the coding sequence ATGGTGACCCTGTCGATCGACCCCAGCGCCGCCGATTTCCCCACGTCCCGCCTCCGCACCCGCGCGGAGGCGGAGGCCTACGTGGCGACGGTGTGCTTCAAGACCGGACCTCCCAGGCTGCACGGCATCGAGCTCGAATGGACCGTGCACCACGACGACGACCCCAGCAGACCGCTAGAGCCCGAGGTGCTGATCTCCGCCCTCGGCCCGCACTCCCCTCCCTCCCTGGTCCCCGGCAGCCCGCACCGACCGCTGCCGAACGGGTCCTCGCTCACCGTCGAACCCGGTGGCCAGGTCGAGGTCTCCAGTCTTCCCTCGCCCTCCGTGCGTTCCCTGTTCGACGTGGTCGCCGCCGACGCCGACCACCTCCGGCGGCTGCTGCGGCGCAGCGGCCTGTCCCTGGGGGAGCAGGGCACGGACCCGTGGCGGCACCCCCGGCGGGTGCTCGAGGTCCCCCGCTACGCGGCGATGGAGAGCGCGTTCGACCGCATCGGCATCGACGGCAGGCTGATGATGTGCAGCACGGCCGGGGTGCAGGTGTGCCTCGACGCGGGTGAACCGCACCGGGTGGCCCCGCGCTGGGCCGCGCTGCACGCGCTGGGCCCGGTGATGCTCGCGACCTTCGCCAACTCCCCGAAGCTCTTCGGCCACGACACCGGCTGGCTGTCGACCAGGACCCGCGCGGTGCTCCGGACCGACCCGCCGCGCACCAGGCCCGGCCCGGTGAGCCCCGACCCGGCGATGGGCTGGGCGCGGCGGATGCTCGACACCGCGCTGGTGTGCCTGCGCCGCGACGGCGCGGACTGGACGGTCCCCGGCGGCATCAGCTTCGCCGAGTGGATCAGCGGCGCCCTGGCGCGCCCGCCGACCATGGACGACCTCGACTACCACATGACCACGGTGTTCCCCCCGGTGCGCCCGCGCGGCTACCTGGAGGTGCGCTACCTCGACGCGCAGCCGGGCGACGACTGGATGCTGCCCGCTGCCGCGCTGATCGCCCTGTTCGATGCGGAGTCCACGGTCGACGAGGTGCTGCGCCTGACGGCCCGGACCGCGGGCCGCTGGATGCACGCGGCCCGGCACGGCCTGGCCGACCCGGTGCTGGCGAGCACCGCCGAGGCGGTATTCGGGCTGGCCCTGCGCCGGATGGACCACGTCGACTGCCCGCCGGACCTGCCCGGCCGGCTCTCGGCGCACGTGGCGCGGCGGATCGCAGGCAACCGCAGGCCTTGA
- a CDS encoding TetR/AcrR family transcriptional regulator, translated as MPRVSQDHLDARRRQILDGSRSCFARHGYEGATVRRLEEATGLSRGAIFHHFKDKESLFLALAEDDAGRMADVVAEQGLVQVMRNLLDEPRDGTSTPGADWLGTRLEVSRRLRTDTDFRQRWAQRSEQLTAATRARLQWQRDAGNLRDDVDVDVLTAYLELVLEGLVSHLAMGLPADDLGPVLDVVEESVRRHRGL; from the coding sequence ATGCCCCGGGTCAGTCAGGATCACCTCGATGCCAGGCGCCGTCAGATTCTCGACGGCTCCCGGTCCTGCTTCGCGCGCCACGGCTACGAGGGAGCGACCGTCCGCAGGCTGGAGGAGGCCACCGGCCTGTCGCGCGGGGCGATCTTCCACCACTTCAAGGACAAGGAGTCGCTGTTTTTGGCCCTGGCCGAGGACGACGCCGGGCGGATGGCCGACGTCGTCGCCGAGCAGGGTCTGGTGCAGGTCATGCGCAACCTGCTCGACGAGCCGCGCGACGGCACGAGCACGCCCGGCGCGGACTGGCTCGGCACCCGCCTGGAGGTCTCGCGCCGGCTGCGCACCGACACCGACTTCCGGCAGCGGTGGGCGCAGCGCTCCGAACAGCTGACCGCCGCGACCAGGGCGCGCCTGCAGTGGCAGCGCGACGCGGGCAACCTGCGCGACGACGTCGACGTCGACGTGCTGACCGCCTATCTCGAACTGGTCCTCGAAGGACTCGTCTCGCACCTGGCGATGGGGCTGCCCGCCGACGACCTCGGGCCGGTGCTGGACGTGGTCGAGGAGAGCGTGCGCCGCCACCGCGGGCTGTAG
- the egtB gene encoding ergothioneine biosynthesis protein EgtB, with translation MGVEQLRAHVAGELARTRRRSAVLTDSVDDEDLIKQHSPLMSPLVWDLAHVGSQEELWLVRDVGGAPAIRPDIDDLYDAFKHCRKDRPELPLLGPAEAREYVGTVRDKVFDLLDRVRLDGRRLVDQAFAFGMIVQHEQQHDETMLATHQLRTGAPVLTADPPPVAADAESLPPEVLVPGGPFLMGTSTEPWALDNERPAHQVEVDAFFIDTTPVSNGDFLHFIDDGGYDRAELWSSEGWAYRCRAELRAPRFWERDGDRWLRRRFGHVEPVPAREPVVHVSFHEAQAYATWAGKRLPTEQEWEKAARFDPRSGRSRRYPWGDDEPSPEHANLGQRHLQPAALGAYPAGAAPCGARQLIGDVWEWTATDFLPYPGFSAFPYREYSEVFFGPDYKVLRGGSFGTDAAACRGTFRNWDYPIRRQIFAGFRCARTPRAGETR, from the coding sequence ATGGGCGTGGAGCAGTTGCGGGCGCACGTGGCAGGCGAACTGGCCCGCACCAGGCGGCGCAGTGCCGTCCTGACCGACTCGGTTGACGACGAGGACCTGATCAAGCAGCACTCACCGCTGATGTCGCCGCTGGTGTGGGACCTGGCGCACGTGGGCAGCCAGGAGGAGCTGTGGCTGGTGCGCGACGTCGGCGGCGCGCCCGCCATCCGGCCCGACATCGACGACCTCTACGACGCGTTCAAGCACTGCCGCAAGGACCGGCCGGAGCTGCCGCTGCTCGGCCCGGCCGAGGCCCGGGAGTACGTCGGCACGGTGCGGGACAAGGTCTTCGACCTGCTCGACCGGGTGCGGCTGGACGGCAGGCGGCTGGTCGACCAGGCGTTCGCCTTCGGCATGATCGTGCAGCACGAGCAGCAGCACGACGAGACCATGCTGGCCACCCACCAGCTGCGCACCGGCGCGCCGGTGCTGACCGCCGACCCGCCGCCGGTCGCCGCTGACGCCGAGTCGCTGCCACCGGAGGTGCTGGTCCCCGGCGGGCCGTTCCTGATGGGCACCTCGACCGAGCCGTGGGCGCTGGACAACGAGCGGCCCGCGCACCAGGTCGAGGTCGACGCCTTCTTCATCGACACCACCCCGGTGTCCAACGGCGATTTCCTGCACTTCATCGACGACGGGGGCTACGACCGCGCGGAGCTGTGGTCGTCGGAGGGCTGGGCCTACCGCTGCCGCGCCGAGCTGCGCGCGCCGCGGTTCTGGGAGCGTGACGGCGACCGGTGGCTGCGCCGCAGGTTCGGCCACGTGGAGCCGGTGCCCGCGCGCGAACCCGTCGTGCACGTCAGCTTCCACGAGGCGCAGGCGTACGCGACCTGGGCGGGCAAGCGGCTGCCGACCGAGCAGGAGTGGGAGAAGGCCGCCCGCTTCGACCCGCGCAGCGGGCGGTCGCGCCGCTACCCGTGGGGCGACGACGAGCCGTCGCCCGAGCACGCCAACCTCGGTCAGCGCCACCTGCAGCCGGCCGCGCTCGGCGCCTACCCGGCGGGTGCGGCGCCGTGCGGTGCGCGGCAGCTGATCGGCGACGTGTGGGAGTGGACGGCGACGGATTTCCTGCCGTACCCGGGTTTCTCGGCGTTCCCGTACCGGGAGTACTCGGAGGTCTTCTTCGGGCCGGACTACAAGGTCCTGCGCGGCGGCTCGTTCGGCACCGACGCGGCCGCCTGCCGGGGCACGTTCCGCAACTGGGACTACCCGATCCGGCGGCAGATCTTCGCGGGCTTCCGCTGCGCGCGGACGCCGCGCGCGGGCGAAACCCGGTGA
- a CDS encoding pyridoxal phosphate-dependent decarboxylase family protein codes for MDPILAADLERFPELLSDARDRAVRALAGLPTRPVGVSPTTPEPAALPVEGIGAQGAAARFHQRWEPGFSGSAGPRYLGFVTGGTTPAALVGDWLTGTYDQNAVSAQDSSAAELERETVRWLGELFGLGTHHRGTFVSGATMSNFTGLAIAREWVGERIGVSPAESGAAALGDVPVLSGSPHSTIYKALSMLGLGRGAVHLVPTLPDREAVDVERLAAALADLGGRPAIVVANAGTVNSVDFDDLRAIAELRERFPFWLHVDGAFGAFAALSPAHAHLVDGIAEADSVCVDLHKWLNVPYDSAVQFSTRPDLQVRIFQNSAAYLGLPGENPDFVHLTPESSRRLRALPTWFALTAYGNVGHREIVERTAGLARFLGERIAALPGLRLLAPVRFNVVCFTLEDDPTEAAVAALARALAETGELFLTPTVYKGVPALRAAFSNWRTTEQDVERVAEAIARARA; via the coding sequence TTGGACCCGATCCTCGCCGCCGACCTCGAACGTTTCCCCGAACTGCTGTCCGACGCCCGCGACCGGGCCGTCCGCGCGCTGGCCGGACTGCCGACCCGGCCGGTCGGCGTCTCGCCCACCACTCCGGAGCCCGCGGCGCTGCCGGTCGAGGGAATCGGCGCCCAAGGCGCCGCGGCGCGCTTCCACCAGCGCTGGGAGCCGGGGTTCTCCGGCAGCGCCGGACCCCGCTACCTCGGATTCGTCACCGGTGGAACCACGCCCGCAGCTCTCGTGGGCGACTGGCTCACCGGCACCTACGACCAGAACGCCGTGAGCGCGCAGGACTCGTCGGCCGCGGAACTCGAACGCGAGACGGTGCGGTGGCTGGGCGAGCTGTTCGGTCTCGGCACCCACCACCGGGGCACGTTCGTCAGCGGTGCGACCATGTCCAACTTCACCGGACTGGCCATCGCCCGCGAATGGGTGGGCGAGCGCATCGGCGTCTCCCCCGCAGAGTCCGGTGCCGCGGCGCTCGGCGACGTCCCGGTGCTCTCCGGCAGTCCGCACTCCACGATCTACAAGGCACTCTCGATGCTCGGGCTCGGCCGCGGTGCGGTCCACCTGGTGCCCACGCTGCCCGACCGCGAGGCCGTCGACGTCGAGCGGCTCGCGGCCGCGCTGGCCGACCTCGGTGGACGGCCCGCGATCGTGGTGGCCAACGCGGGCACCGTCAACAGCGTCGACTTCGACGACCTGCGCGCGATCGCCGAGCTGCGCGAGCGCTTCCCGTTCTGGCTGCACGTCGACGGCGCCTTCGGTGCCTTCGCGGCGCTCTCCCCTGCCCACGCCCACCTCGTCGACGGCATCGCCGAAGCCGACTCGGTGTGCGTGGACCTGCACAAGTGGCTCAACGTGCCCTACGACAGCGCCGTGCAGTTCAGCACGCGACCGGACCTGCAGGTCCGCATCTTCCAGAACTCCGCGGCATACCTCGGTCTTCCCGGCGAGAACCCCGACTTCGTGCATCTGACGCCGGAGAGCTCGCGCCGGTTGCGGGCACTGCCCACGTGGTTCGCGCTCACCGCCTACGGGAACGTGGGCCACCGGGAGATCGTCGAGCGCACCGCCGGGCTGGCCCGCTTCCTCGGCGAGCGCATCGCCGCGCTACCGGGACTGCGGCTGCTCGCACCGGTGCGCTTCAACGTCGTGTGCTTCACGCTGGAGGACGACCCGACCGAGGCCGCGGTCGCCGCGCTGGCGCGCGCACTCGCCGAGACCGGCGAGCTCTTCCTCACCCCGACCGTCTACAAGGGAGTACCGGCGCTGCGGGCGGCGTTCAGCAACTGGCGCACGACCGAGCAGGACGTGGAGCGCGTCGCCGAGGCGATCGCGCGGGCCCGCGCGTAG
- the egtC gene encoding ergothioneine biosynthesis protein EgtC gives MCRHIGYLGPPVSLDALLLSPEHSLLEQSWAPRDMRSGGTINVDGFGVGWYRDTAPEPARYRTARPLWTDTSFTELAGEVSSGAVLAAVRSATVGMPVVDTACAPFTGDRWLFSHNGRVDGWPDTLAKPAAELDVVDLMTLDAPTDSAVLWALLRQRLRRGHEPEEAVARLMGEVLAESPGSRMNLLLTDGTALIATTWWHSLWVREAGESVTLSSEPFGPQQDWTEVPDRSLVVADTTGARVIPLSELDVC, from the coding sequence ATGTGCCGCCACATCGGATACCTGGGCCCGCCTGTCTCGCTCGACGCGCTGCTGCTGAGCCCGGAGCACTCGCTGCTGGAGCAGAGCTGGGCACCACGCGACATGCGCTCCGGCGGGACGATCAACGTCGACGGCTTCGGCGTGGGCTGGTACCGGGACACCGCCCCGGAACCGGCCCGCTACCGCACCGCGCGACCACTGTGGACCGACACCTCGTTCACCGAGCTCGCGGGCGAGGTCAGCAGCGGGGCGGTGCTGGCCGCGGTGCGCTCGGCCACCGTCGGCATGCCCGTGGTGGACACCGCGTGCGCGCCGTTCACCGGTGACCGCTGGCTGTTCAGCCACAACGGACGGGTCGACGGCTGGCCGGACACCCTGGCCAAGCCGGCCGCCGAGCTCGACGTCGTCGACCTGATGACGCTGGACGCCCCCACCGACTCGGCCGTGCTGTGGGCGCTGCTGCGGCAACGCCTGCGCCGCGGGCACGAGCCGGAGGAGGCCGTCGCGCGGCTGATGGGGGAAGTCCTCGCCGAGTCCCCGGGCTCGCGGATGAACCTGCTGCTCACCGACGGCACCGCGCTGATCGCCACCACCTGGTGGCATTCGCTGTGGGTGCGGGAGGCCGGGGAGTCGGTCACGCTGTCCTCCGAGCCGTTCGGGCCCCAGCAGGACTGGACGGAGGTTCCGGACCGCAGCCTGGTCGTCGCCGACACCACCGGTGCCCGCGTGATCCCGTTATCCGAGCTCGACGTCTGCTGA
- a CDS encoding TSUP family transporter produces the protein MSPVVMFGLAGLVVLVGAVVQGGAGLGMNLLAAPLLTLVDRALVPVPLLVASLVLALMAMRREFGHVDWRGTSFAVAGRLPGTALGVYAVAALPVRGFSMTIGVLVLVCLVLSVVSWRPKPTPAALLAAGFAGGAMGTASSIGAPPVALLYQHESGPRIRATLSAYIVFGSVLSLVALGLGGQIGSPQIFGSLLLLPFMAAGFALSGPLRRHLDAGWMRPCVLALAGGSAVLLIVRSL, from the coding sequence GTGTCCCCGGTGGTGATGTTCGGCCTGGCCGGACTGGTCGTCCTCGTCGGTGCCGTGGTGCAGGGCGGTGCCGGGCTGGGGATGAACCTGCTCGCCGCGCCGCTGCTGACGCTGGTCGACCGGGCGCTGGTCCCGGTGCCGCTGCTGGTCGCCTCGCTGGTTCTGGCCCTGATGGCCATGCGCCGCGAGTTCGGCCACGTCGACTGGCGCGGCACGTCGTTCGCCGTGGCCGGCCGGCTGCCGGGCACCGCGCTGGGCGTCTACGCCGTCGCCGCGCTCCCGGTGCGGGGGTTCTCGATGACCATCGGCGTGCTGGTACTGGTGTGCTTGGTCCTGTCGGTCGTCTCGTGGCGTCCGAAGCCGACGCCCGCCGCGCTGCTGGCCGCCGGGTTCGCGGGCGGCGCGATGGGTACCGCCTCGTCGATCGGCGCGCCTCCGGTCGCGCTGCTCTACCAGCACGAGAGCGGGCCCCGGATCCGGGCGACGCTGTCGGCCTACATCGTCTTCGGCAGCGTCCTGTCGCTGGTGGCGCTCGGGCTGGGCGGCCAGATCGGCAGCCCGCAGATCTTCGGCAGCCTGCTGCTGCTCCCGTTCATGGCCGCCGGCTTCGCGCTCTCCGGTCCGCTGCGCCGCCACCTCGACGCCGGATGGATGCGCCCGTGCGTGCTGGCGCTCGCGGGCGGGAGCGCGGTGCTGCTGATCGTCCGTTCACTCTGA